Genomic DNA from Pelosinus sp. UFO1:
GAGACCCTGGCGAACACTATCAGGATTTAACTGATAAGTTTGGTGCACCAGTCTATGAACGTATCGATGCTATTGCCAATGGGAAACAAAAAGCAGTGTTATCTAAACTTTCACCCGAACAGGTGACGGCAGATACTCTTGCAGGGGAAAAAATTACTGCCAAGCTTACCAAAGCACCTAGTAATCAGGCAGATATAGGCGGATTAAAGGTTTGCACTGCCAATGGTTGGTTTGCCGCTAGACCTTCTGGTACGGAAGATGTCTACAAGATATATGCAGAGAGCTTTAACGGTGCTGATCATCTTAAACAAATTCAAAAAGAAGCTAAGGAAATAGTCGATAAAGCTTTTAAAACCAGTGGAGTGTAATTTTGGGCCCACTTCATAAAGGAAAATAGTGTAAGGGGAATAAAATAGTGCAAAAAAAGAAAATTTACCAGAGTTTCTTGCTAGTTTGTTTCGTTGCTGTATTATTAGTAGGGTTTTCATCAGTACTTTTCCAAAATCAACCTGTGGCTACTGCCTCAGGAGCTGACCATATTACTCTCACCTGGGCAGGTGATCCGAGGACGACGCAGACAATTACCTGGAGGACAGAAGTTACGACAGCAGCAGGGCAGGTGCAGTATGCTGAAGTAACCGAAAGTAAGCTACTGCCCAATGCTGCTAAAATAGCAATTGCAGAAGTAGAACAATTGTTTACTAATATGGGAAGTATGAGTATTCATTCTGCGACACTGACTGGTCTTAAGCCTAATACTCGCTATAAGTATCAGGTAGGTGATGGAAGCTTATGGAGTGAACCTCGCACCTTCCTTACTGCTCCATCAAAGGTTTCAGGGTTCAAGTTTTTGGTCTTTGGTGATTCCCAAAGTATTAACTATAACACTTGGCGTGCAACAGTGCAGCAGGCATATCAGGCTAATCCAGATGCAGCATTTTTCACCAACGTGGGCGATCTAGTCGATGTTGGTCAAGATTATGCCCAGTGGAATGCTTGGTTTGATGGCTCCAAGGGAGTTATTGATACTATTTCTGCTATGCCCTTAACGGGCAATCATGAGAACTATACACCAGAAAGAAAATTTTCGATGCCTATATTCTTTACTGCTCAGTTTAAGGTGCCAATGAATGGTCCGGAAAATTTGAAACGGCAAGTTTATTCTTTTGACTATGGGGATGTGCATTTTATTATGCTAGATAGCCAAGCAGGAGAAGAGGCCAGTTTTGTGCCTTCTATGTTAGAAATGCAGAAAACCTGGTTAGAAAAAGATTTGGAAAATACAACAAAGAAATGGAAAGTCGTCTTTTCCCATCGACCGCTGTACAATAATAAGTCAGGGGGAGAGGGGGAGAACGTTCGACGGGCCTTTGTGCCCATACTTGATAAATATCAGGTAGATGTGGTATTTACTGGACACGACCATGTGTATGCCCGTACTTATCCTTTGAAAAATGATGGCTTAGTAGATAAACTAACTAAAGGAACGGTTTATGTGGCTACAGGACGAAGTGGTAGTAAGACATATAACGATACAATCCATAAGGAATGGAATGAATTTTTCTATAATCCAGTAGATGAACCAAACTATATTACGGTAGAAGTGCAAGGTGATGTACTAGGAGTAAAAGCATATAAACAAAGCGGTGTGCAGATTGATGCCTGGACGATTGATAAAAAAGCAACGGGATCTAAGTAATCTAGAATATTATATATATGAACCACGATTCACCTTTCAGGGGATCGCGGTTCTATTTTTTTGCGGAATTAGAAAGTATACATTCTTGATATTAATAATATGTAGCGCTTTGTAGAAAAAACAATAAAACACGAAGAGCGCGAAGAGACACAAAGAACACGAAGGGATATATATTTATTTCGTGTCCTTCATATTCTTCATGTCTTCGTGTTTAAAATGTTTTTAATTAATATGCACAAGGCGTGTTAACGTTTTTTATTATGTTAGAAAGTAAATGATTTTGTTAAAAAGGTGAGAAAAATGATGAACCACAGAGGCACAGAGAACGCTGAGGGGATTTTATAACTCTATCTATTTTCTCTGTGTCCTCTGCTTCTCTGTGGTTCAAATCCTTTACGCCCTCCGTATCCAATGTTTTCTTTGTGATCTTTGTGTCTTTGTGGTTCAAAAAGGACGCGTAGCGTTTTTCTTATAAATTTGAGCAATATAGTAAAAGAAGAGGGCATGCAATTCGCTTATTCCTGGCAGGATATGCAGGAGGAATCGGATAATAGTAAAGGTATCATAAATAGCAGTAATTTGTCCCTAGGGGCGTTAGACAGGGAGGATTAGCATGGAAGCATACGAAAAAATTCATCAGTTACACCATCTCATTGAAACTGGGACGGTGGCTGATTTGCCAGGACCTTATAAAGTGGGAGTGGATCTTGGTACGGCAGACGTAGTGCTGGTTGTTACAGATAGCCAGGGAAATCCAGTGGCGGGAAGTTTACGTTGGGCATCTGTCGTTAAGGATGGTTTGGTGGTTGATTTTAGGGGAGCTACAATGATTGTAGAAGAATTAAAGGCGGAAGTAGAAAAACGAATGGATATTACTCTTGATAAAGGAGCTACTGCCATTCCGCCAGGTACTGTAGGCAGGAATGCACAAGCCTGTGGACACGTGATTTCTGGAGCAGGCTTAGAACCAGTCTGTCAGGTTGATGAACCAGTAGCAGCGGCCAAAGCATTGAATATTACCCATGGCATCGTAGTAGATATTGGAGGAGGTACTACAGGAATTGCTGTATTAAAGAATGGAGATTTAGTTTTTACCGCTGATGAAGCAACAGGAGGAACTCATATAGCTTTAGTGATAGCAGGAGCGTATAAAATAAGCTTTGAAGAGGCAGAAGTACTTAAAAAAGACACAAGTCAACATCGACGCATTATGCCAGTGGTGTTGCCTGTCATCGAGAAAATGGCGACGATTGTAAAAAAGATGCTGGTAGGCTATGAAGAATACAACAATTACCCAGTGTATGTAGTAGGTGGTACTGCTTATTTAAGCGGTTTTGGTGAAGAATTTAGCAAAGCCTTTGGCCGAGAGGTACATGTTCCTCCCCACCCTTTATTGGTTACGCCTCTTGGGATTGCTATGTTTGGCTAATATATTGTGCTGCGTAGAAGGGTCCTATACTATTTCACTTAGAAATTGAAATAGTAAGGGCCCTTTACTTATTTACATAAAACTCAGCAAGAAAGTACCACTAAAACGTTAGAAAAATCCAAGGGAATGGAGGATTATTATGTCGAATTTTAAAATAAACTGAATATTAAATAAACTATGGAGGGGTTATCTATGGAAAAGAAGATAAATGATGAACATGGAAAGTCTATAGAGGATCTGAAAACTGTTAAATTAGAAGATATAATTGATATAGCCTTTCTGCAAAATTTTCAGGATAACTTTGCAGAATCCGTAGGGGTAGCAAGCATTACAGTAGATATTACAGGTAAGCCAGTCACCAATCCTAGCAATTTTACAACTTTTTGTATGAAACATACAAGGGGCTCTGAATTAGGTCTTAAGGGCTGTATGGGTTGTGATAGCAAAGGTGGTGAAGAATCAGCGCGGACGGGTAAACCAGCTATTTATGATTGTCATGCTGGCTTAGTGGATTTTGCGGCTCCCATCATGTTAGAAGGCAGGCAAATAGGCTCTATATTGGGAGGCCAGGTATTGACATCAACTCCCGAAGAAGGTAAATACCGTCAGATAGCGGAGGAAATTGGTGTTAATCCTGATGAATATATTGATTCTCTGAGGGAAATTAAGCAAATACCAAGAAAGAGTGTTGAAGCTGCTGCAAATGTTTTATATTTGGTAGCTAATACTTTGTCTAAGATGTGGTACCAGCAGAGTAAGCTAAAGAATATGGCTGGTTCTATTAATGATAGCGTGATTCAGATATCGGCAACAATGGAAGAATTAGCAGCTTCTGCTAATGATGTTAGTCATAATCAAAGCACCTTAAATCATGAAATTAATAATGTTAACGTGGTATCAGGCAAAATTAATGAGGTTATGGATTTTATCAAAGAAATTGCTGATGAGACTCGCTTACTGGGATTAAATGCGGCAATTGAAGCTGCTAGGGCGGGAGAGGCAGGACTTGGTTTTGGTGTAGTGGCCCAAGAAATCCGCAAGCTGTCAGGGGATTCAAAACAAACGGTAGGAAAAATTAAAGAGTTTACGACGATTATTCAACAGTCTGTAGATAAGACCGTTGCTATGGGGAATGCTACAAGCCTAACCGTAGAGCAGCAGGCAGCCGCGATAGAAGAGGTAACGGCAAGTATTGAAGAAGTAACTAGTATGGCAGAAGATTTATATAACTTAGCAAATGATATGTAAGAAGAGTGGTTCGGATTAAGTGACTGGGAGATGATAGAATGGCACGTGTGCAAATGGTTGTTTTTGAAATTAATGGTACAGAATTCGGCATAGAAGCAGCGGCAGTGAATGGTATTATTAGAACAAACAAAGTAAACATCCAGGTTGTCCCAGGCACGTTAAGTGATATAGAAGGTATGATAAGTTGGAGAGATAAAGTACGGTATGTTTTTAATTTGCGTAGAAAACTAAAATTAGAACATAAGGTAATATGTGATGATAGTAAAATTATCATGGTTCACGCCAATGAACTAATGGTAGGGTGTTTGGTAGATGAGGTTACTGACATTGTATTGTTTAATTCCGAGGAGATAGAACCTGCGCCATCTTTTATGCAAACAGGGAAGGGGAATTACATAACAGGGATTGGTAAAGTTGAGGAGCGTTTAGTTGTCATATTAGATGTGGATAGACTCTTGACGGGTGTAGAAATGGATGAATTAACCATGAAAAATTTGCAGCAATATGTTAAGGGAAAATAATGATTTTAAAAGAGCAAAGCCATGATAGCGAATTGTAAGCTATCATGGCTTTATCTTTACTCTTTAATATTTTTATCTTGCTTTAGTGCGCCTGGACCATCTTGAGCCACGGCTACTTCTGCGTCACCGAATGTCTTCATATCATTTAACACGTGGAGTGAAGCTTTAAGTACGGACATGCCTAATGCCGCACCAGTTCCCTCTCCTAAGGACATATTCAGATGCAGGTGAGCGGGAAGGTTAATGAGATCAAGTGCGAATTTATGTGCTGGTTCCGGGGAAACATGAGAACCAATTAAGTAATCTTTTACCTGAGGAGCTAATTTGACAGCAATAAGAGCTGCAGCACTAGTTACAAGACCATCTAAGATCAGAGCGGCTCCGCCAGCAGCCCCACCAAGTATAACGCCTACTAAGCCAGCAATTTCAAAACCGCCTAATTTACTTAACACATCGATTGGATCACTTAGGTCAGGGCGATTCATAGCGATCGCATTTTCTATTATCTTTATCTTCTTGTTGAACATTGTATCTGTTATGCCGATACCTCTTCCTGTTAGTGTGGACACAGGAATTTGACTATAAGTAGCAACGATCGCTGTACCTGAGGTAGTATTGGCAATACCCACTTCGCCTAATCCTATAGCGGTTACACCTTTTTTGATTTCCTCAACAGCTATTTTAATTCCAGCTTCAATGGCTTTAATAGCTTGCTCTCGTGACATGGCAGGACCCTGGTTTATATTACTTGTTCC
This window encodes:
- a CDS encoding PocR ligand-binding domain-containing protein, yielding MEKKINDEHGKSIEDLKTVKLEDIIDIAFLQNFQDNFAESVGVASITVDITGKPVTNPSNFTTFCMKHTRGSELGLKGCMGCDSKGGEESARTGKPAIYDCHAGLVDFAAPIMLEGRQIGSILGGQVLTSTPEEGKYRQIAEEIGVNPDEYIDSLREIKQIPRKSVEAAANVLYLVANTLSKMWYQQSKLKNMAGSINDSVIQISATMEELAASANDVSHNQSTLNHEINNVNVVSGKINEVMDFIKEIADETRLLGLNAAIEAARAGEAGLGFGVVAQEIRKLSGDSKQTVGKIKEFTTIIQQSVDKTVAMGNATSLTVEQQAAAIEEVTASIEEVTSMAEDLYNLANDM
- a CDS encoding chemotaxis protein CheW; this encodes MARVQMVVFEINGTEFGIEAAAVNGIIRTNKVNIQVVPGTLSDIEGMISWRDKVRYVFNLRRKLKLEHKVICDDSKIIMVHANELMVGCLVDEVTDIVLFNSEEIEPAPSFMQTGKGNYITGIGKVEERLVVILDVDRLLTGVEMDELTMKNLQQYVKGK
- the eutJ gene encoding ethanolamine utilization protein EutJ, which translates into the protein MEAYEKIHQLHHLIETGTVADLPGPYKVGVDLGTADVVLVVTDSQGNPVAGSLRWASVVKDGLVVDFRGATMIVEELKAEVEKRMDITLDKGATAIPPGTVGRNAQACGHVISGAGLEPVCQVDEPVAAAKALNITHGIVVDIGGGTTGIAVLKNGDLVFTADEATGGTHIALVIAGAYKISFEEAEVLKKDTSQHRRIMPVVLPVIEKMATIVKKMLVGYEEYNNYPVYVVGGTAYLSGFGEEFSKAFGREVHVPPHPLLVTPLGIAMFG
- the cobT gene encoding nicotinate-nucleotide--dimethylbenzimidazole phosphoribosyltransferase, giving the protein MIQEVISSIKPLDIAAMDKCQVRLDNLTKPLGSLHALEHLARQLAGITRNPRPRDLKKSILVLAADHGVAAENISAYPQEVTVKMIHQIASGGAAINTFAEHVAADLLLIDMGVATDLPSIPALRNEKITYGTSNINQGPAMSREQAIKAIEAGIKIAVEEIKKGVTAIGLGEVGIANTTSGTAIVATYSQIPVSTLTGRGIGITDTMFNKKIKIIENAIAMNRPDLSDPIDVLSKLGGFEIAGLVGVILGGAAGGAALILDGLVTSAAALIAVKLAPQVKDYLIGSHVSPEPAHKFALDLINLPAHLHLNMSLGEGTGAALGMSVLKASLHVLNDMKTFGDAEVAVAQDGPGALKQDKNIKE
- a CDS encoding metallophosphoesterase family protein, translating into MQKKKIYQSFLLVCFVAVLLVGFSSVLFQNQPVATASGADHITLTWAGDPRTTQTITWRTEVTTAAGQVQYAEVTESKLLPNAAKIAIAEVEQLFTNMGSMSIHSATLTGLKPNTRYKYQVGDGSLWSEPRTFLTAPSKVSGFKFLVFGDSQSINYNTWRATVQQAYQANPDAAFFTNVGDLVDVGQDYAQWNAWFDGSKGVIDTISAMPLTGNHENYTPERKFSMPIFFTAQFKVPMNGPENLKRQVYSFDYGDVHFIMLDSQAGEEASFVPSMLEMQKTWLEKDLENTTKKWKVVFSHRPLYNNKSGGEGENVRRAFVPILDKYQVDVVFTGHDHVYARTYPLKNDGLVDKLTKGTVYVATGRSGSKTYNDTIHKEWNEFFYNPVDEPNYITVEVQGDVLGVKAYKQSGVQIDAWTIDKKATGSK